ATTAAAGGAAATCTCTGAACGTACAGGACTGCAAATTGTGTGCGCAACAGGTTTTTATTATGAGGGAGAAGGAGCAACTCCTTATTTTAAATTCAGGCAGGGACTCGGTACAGCTGAAGAAGAAATCTATGAAATGTTTAAGAAGGAAATAACAGAAGGAATCAGGAATACCGGAATCAAGCCGGGCATTATCAAGCTAGCGTCAAGCAAAGGTGTGATTACCGAGTATGAACGAATGTTTTTTAAAGCCGCTGCAAGGGTGCAGCGGGAGGAAGGAACCGTCATTCTGACTCATACACAAGAAGGTACAATGGGGCCTGAACAAGTTGAATTATTGATGGAGCTTGGCTGTGATCCTAAAAAAATAGTGATTGGCCATATGTGCGGGAACACGGATACAGACTATCATATAAGGGTATTGGAAAAAGGGGCATTCATAGCATTTGACCGGTTTGGCATTCAGGGCATGGTAGGGGCTCCGAATGATGACGAACGAATAAAAACGCTTTTGAAATTAGTATCGCTTGGCTATACAGATCAAATCATGCTGTCTCATGACACGGTTAATCATTGGATGGGCAGGCCGTTAATTCTGCCTGAACTGATTCAGGAAAAAATGAAAAACTGGCATCCTGCTCACCTTTTTGAAAATATTATCCCGGAGCTTCGGGAACAGGGAATGCCTGAAGATAACATCCGGACGATGCTTGAGATCAATCCTTCGAAACTGTTTTTTCATCAGGAAGCAAAAATCAATTCATGATGACTTGAGGCAGCCTCAGCTGCCTTTTTTTATTCCCTTTAAAAAAGGAGATGACTCAGAAAAAGAGAATTTGAATAAAAGAGGGATTTTTCATGTATAAACGAAAGGGGAATTTTTATGAAATGGAAGACTAGAATTACAGAGCTTTTAAACATTCAATACCCAATTATTCAGGGAGGACTTGCATACCTTGCCTATTCTGATTTGGCAGCTGCTGTATCAAACG
The window above is part of the Metabacillus dongyingensis genome. Proteins encoded here:
- a CDS encoding phosphotriesterase family protein, coding for MKHMVETVTGPIAADQLGKTLIHEHFVFGYPGFHGDDSLGGFDEQDALETGITIALQLLSFGVDTVVDPTPNECGRNPELLKEISERTGLQIVCATGFYYEGEGATPYFKFRQGLGTAEEEIYEMFKKEITEGIRNTGIKPGIIKLASSKGVITEYERMFFKAAARVQREEGTVILTHTQEGTMGPEQVELLMELGCDPKKIVIGHMCGNTDTDYHIRVLEKGAFIAFDRFGIQGMVGAPNDDERIKTLLKLVSLGYTDQIMLSHDTVNHWMGRPLILPELIQEKMKNWHPAHLFENIIPELREQGMPEDNIRTMLEINPSKLFFHQEAKINS